A section of the Cololabis saira isolate AMF1-May2022 chromosome 6, fColSai1.1, whole genome shotgun sequence genome encodes:
- the LOC133445609 gene encoding olfactory receptor 4M1-like, which produces MENASHVTVFTLSGLNFTFEQRIVLFLLTSLWYLMILGGNITLVFVIVIDKNLHEPMYIFLCNLCINALYGTVGFYPKFLLDLLSSHVISYGGCMLQGFVIHSSTCGDFSILALMAYDRYVAICRPLAYHSVMTKQRVSIFVFFTWLIPLYCMFMNTATILHIELCGSNINRLYCVNWMITRLACSPPLANTAVTYMNLLFYFGHFVFILWSYMFLIRQCISSKENHGKFMQTCLPHLISLVTFTIAVLLDLLYMRFGSPAVSQNLSNFMATEFLLIPPFVNPLIYGFKLTKLRNKMWNFVYKKGNL; this is translated from the coding sequence atggaAAATGCTTCACATGTCACTGTTTTCACACTTTCAGGTTTAAATTTTACCTTTGAACAACGGATTGTGCTCTTCCTGTTGACTTCACTGTGGTACTTAATGATTCTGGGGGGAAATATCACTCTTGTCTTTGTAATTGTTATAGATAAAAATCTCCATGAgcctatgtatatatttttgtgtAATCTATGCATTAATGCTTTATATGGAACTGTTGGTTTTTATCCAAAATTCCTCTTAGATCTGCTTTCATCCCATGTGATTTCTTACGGAGGATGCATGCTACAGGGTTTTGTGATACATTCATCCACTTGCGGTGATTTTTCTATTTTGGCTCTGATGGCATATGATAGATATGTGGCTATATGCCGACCTCTAGCTTATCACTCAGTCATGACAAAACAGCGAGTTTCTATCTTTGTGTTTTTCACCTGGCTCATACCTCTGTATTGCATGTTCATGAACACGGCAACAATATTACACATTGAGTTATGTGGATCGAACATAAATAGGCTCTATTGTGTTAACTGGATGATAACTAGACTTGCTTGCTCACCACCATTAGCAAACACTGCAGTCACATATATGAATTTGCTGTTTTACTTTGGTCATTTTGTGTTTATTCTTTGGTCCTACATGTTTTTGATAAGACAGTGCATATCATCTAAAGAGAACCATGGAAAGTTCATGCAAACATGCTTGCCACATTTAATCTCTCTGGTCACTTTTACGATAGCTGTACTTCTAGATTTATTGTACATGAGATTTGGGTCTCCTGCTGTGTCACAAAATCTCAGTAATTTTATGGCAACTGAATTTTTGCTTATTCCTCCATTTGTGAATCCACTTATATATGGATTTAAACTCACCAAACTACGTAACAAAATGTGGAACTTTGTGTATAAAAAAGGAAATTTGTGA
- the zgc:162396 gene encoding putative methyltransferase DDB_G0268948, with translation MAYRLFEGKGHASIYQKYRFTPPTELKNIIIEYLDKKKGQPHVLAVDLGCGTGQNTRLLAPCFQKVVGIDISDCQLEEARAVPGYPNITYSKGPAEELPFPDGSVDLLTAASAAHWFDREKFFVEANRVLKPRGCIALLGFSDPNTKLKYKDCGDKLDHIYQGVKRVLAPYTSNPAIEAEGKLEGVFSAIPFPDKERIESFRVKNLISVRHLLGFIETWSMFQGYKKKDPKSAEDLLVNTQKRFLDEMGVTSLDTEIEQHFEYFCLLASK, from the exons ATGGCTTACCGGCTTTTTGAAGGAAAGGGACATGCCTCAATTTATCAAAAGTACCGTTTCACCCCTCCAACTGAGCTCAAGAACATTATCATTGAATACTTGGACAAAAAG AAAGGACAGCCACATGTGCTGGCGGTGGATCTGGGGTGTGGAACGGGTCAGAACACTCGACTTCTTGCACCATGTTTTCAAAAAGTGGTCGGCATTGACATCAGTGACTGTCAACTGGAGGAGGCCCGGGCTGTGCCAGGGTACCCCAACATCACATACAG TAAAGGACCAGCAGAGGAGCTCCCATTTCCCGATGGTTCTGTAGACTTGTTGACAGCAGCTTCAGCAGCCCACTGGTTTGATCGAGAAAAGTTCTTTGTTGAAGCAAATCGGGTTCTGAAGCCCAGGGGCTGCATAGCTCTGCTGGGCTTCAGCGATCCTAACACCAAACTCAAGTACAAGGACTGTGGAGACAAACTGGACCACATCTATCAGGGG GTGAAGCGTGTGCTGGCGCCATACACAAGCAACCCAGCTATCGAGGCTGAGGGTAAACTGGAAGGAGTTTTCTCTGCCATTCCTTTTCCAGATAAAGAGAG GATTGAGAGTTTTCGGGTAAAAAATCTCATCTCTGTCAGACACCTATTGGGCTTCATCGAAACCTGGTCTATGTTCCAGGGTTACAAGAAGAAAGACCCCAAGAGCGCAGAAGATCTGCTGGTTAACACTCAGAAaag ATTCCTGGATGAGATGGGCGTGACTTCTCTTGACACTGAAATTGAGCAgcattttgaatatttttgtcTACTGGCATCAAAATAA